One genomic region from Sulfurimonas sp. encodes:
- a CDS encoding aminotransferase class V-fold PLP-dependent enzyme: MQENKDIFRPFVNEETSFEDISKDIIGKNKENYFDYTASGLAYSPIEERIQEVLTTYANTHSEFASDARTTSFYYDIARENLKKHLALQNDFVLLPCGNGATGAIKKFQELLGIYVPPATKTRFKLDFKKMHAPLIIVGPFEHHSNEISYREAMCDTIRIPLDTTGNVDLEYLKKTLEKNSHREIIGAFSTASNVTGIVPPYQKISALLREYNAIIAFDSAASSPCLNVESNLFDALFLSPHKLLGGPGTCGLLAIRKSLINEKESPTFAGGGTVAYVSKDEHIFNSDIEIREDAGTPAILQLIKASFAYQLRNEIGIKRIQIRKVELFEILKKELLKIEGCTIYGQNENHRSVGILAINFKGIVPFELCELLSHDFGIQTRAGCSCAGPYGHDLFGISPEDSNNIRPSWLRISVNYTHSQESIKHLLSSLKKALVQLKK; this comes from the coding sequence ATGCAAGAAAACAAAGATATATTTAGACCCTTTGTAAATGAGGAAACTTCTTTTGAAGATATTTCAAAAGATATAATTGGAAAAAACAAAGAAAACTATTTTGACTACACAGCCTCAGGTCTTGCATACTCTCCCATAGAGGAGAGAATACAAGAAGTTCTAACAACTTACGCAAATACTCACTCTGAATTTGCAAGTGATGCAAGAACTACATCTTTTTACTACGACATAGCAAGAGAAAATCTTAAAAAACATCTAGCTCTCCAAAATGATTTTGTACTTTTACCTTGTGGAAATGGTGCAACAGGAGCTATTAAAAAGTTTCAAGAACTTCTTGGCATCTATGTGCCACCAGCAACTAAAACAAGATTTAAACTAGACTTCAAGAAGATGCATGCTCCTCTTATAATCGTTGGTCCGTTTGAGCATCACTCTAATGAGATAAGTTATAGAGAAGCTATGTGTGACACGATAAGAATACCACTTGACACAACAGGAAATGTGGATTTAGAATATCTGAAAAAAACTCTAGAAAAAAATTCCCATAGAGAAATTATAGGAGCTTTTTCAACTGCATCTAATGTAACGGGAATAGTTCCACCATATCAAAAAATATCTGCACTTCTTAGAGAGTATAACGCGATTATTGCTTTTGATAGTGCAGCATCTTCACCATGTTTAAATGTTGAGTCTAATCTTTTTGATGCTCTTTTCTTGTCTCCGCATAAACTTCTAGGAGGGCCGGGAACTTGTGGTCTTTTAGCTATACGAAAATCTTTGATAAATGAGAAAGAATCCCCTACTTTTGCAGGTGGTGGAACTGTGGCTTATGTATCAAAAGATGAGCATATTTTTAACAGTGATATAGAGATAAGAGAAGATGCTGGAACTCCAGCAATTTTACAACTCATAAAAGCTTCTTTTGCTTACCAGTTGAGAAATGAGATAGGGATAAAACGCATTCAAATTAGGAAAGTTGAACTATTTGAAATACTTAAAAAAGAACTTTTAAAAATAGAAGGCTGTACTATCTATGGTCAAAATGAGAACCACAGAAGTGTTGGCATCTTAGCTATAAACTTTAAAGGCATAGTCCCTTTTGAGTTATGCGAACTACTATCTCACGACTTTGGCATCCAAACAAGAGCAGGATGTAGCTGTGCGGGTCCATACGGACATGACTTATTTGGCATCTCACCAGAAGATTCAAATAACATAAGACCAAGTTGGTTGAGAATTAGCGTGAACTATACACATTCACAAGAAAGTATAAAGCATCTACTATCTTCTTTGAAAAAAGCCTTAGTTCAACTAAAAAAATAA